TTTCAATATGATAACCGGTACATTTGCATAAGTTTCTACATTGTTTAGAATTGTAGGTTTCCCCCACAGTCCTTTTACTGCCGGGAAAGGAGGTCTTGGTCTTGGCTCACCTCTGTGGCCTTCTATTGAGGTCATAAGTGCAGTTTCTTCACCGCAAACAAACGCTCCCGCACCAAGTCTTATTTCAAGATTGAATTTATGTCCTGTTCCCAGTACGTTGTCTCCTAAAATTCCGTATTCTATAGCCTGATCAATTGCCATCTGCAATCTCTTAACTGCTATAGGATACTCTGCTCTTACATATATGTAACCTTGTGTTGCTCCAATGGCGAAACCTGCTATAGACATAGCCTCTATTACAGAATGAGGGTCACCTTCTAGAACACTTCTGTCCATAAATGCTCCTGGGTCACCTTCGTCGGCGTTACAGCATACATATTTCTGGTCAGCTGTCTGTTTTGCTGCGAAATCCCACTTCATACCTGTTGGGAAGCCTCCGCCCCCTCTTCCTCTAAGCCCTGACTTTTTCATTGTGTCTATTACAGCTTCAGGAGTCATTTCAGTCAATACTTTTTCAAGTGCCTTATATCCGTCAAAAGCTATGTACTCGTTGATATCCTCAGGATTTATACGACCGCAGTTTCTTAATGCAATACGCATTTGTCTGTTAAAGAAATCCACACCTTCCAGCGATTTTGAAATATCCTCAGATTCCTTTTCACCAGCCAGTAAACGCTTTACTATACGTCCTTTTAACAGATGCTCTTCAACGATTTCTTTTACATCAGAAATCTCAACTCTTGTGTACATTGCTCCTTCAGGATATACAACTACTATAGGTCCCTCAGCACAAAGGCCGAAACAACCTGTTTTAACTATTTTAACTTCACTGTCCAGCCCGTTGCTTGCAAGTAATGCTTCCATTTCATCCATAATCTTTAAGGAATTTGATGATGTACAACCTGTACCTGCACAAACCAGAACATGTGCTCTATATAATTGCATCTATAAAAACCTCCTTACAGTTTTTGAGTTATATACTAAGATTAATTACATACCCTCCTGGGCACCTATGGTCAGGTCTGTACATACATTACCGTTTACAATATGCTCAAGAACTACTCTTTCAGCTTTCTCAGGAGTCATGTTTACGTATGTTACCTTTTTGTCGTCTTTGTCAAGTATTTCCACAACAGGTTCCATTTTGCATACTCCGATACACCCTGTAATAGATACGGTAACATTATTCAAATTCCTTTTATTTATTTCTTCAATAAATGCCTTCATTACCGGTCTTGCTCCGGCTGCTATTCCGCAGGTTGCCATTGCAACGACCACTTTGATGCCTTTTTCATTGGATCTGATAGATAACTGGTCTAAAGTTTTCTTTCTGATCTCATCCAATTCAGCTATCGACTTCATTAAGTACACCTCCAAAAATATTCTTTATACCTTCATCAATATACTCTTTCAACCATATAAGGATATCAAACTCCGTAATACTCACATCACCAAGGGTTTTGGCCACCTCATCAGTATCAAGTCTGAAAAGGCCTTTTCCGCTATTCAGTTCCAAAATAAATGAAATCTGTGGGTTTGACGATATTGCTGCTATCAAGGTTTCACCCATTTCCCCTATGGGAAGCCTGTCAATGTGATTTATTGAAAACGCAGCTAATATTTTTGTTCCTCCATTTTTTTCAGAAATAATGTTGAAATTTCCATTGCACTTTATTGCAGCTTCTTTTAATAATGGTATTCCAAGCCCTACTTTTCTTGTCTTTCTTGACGTAAAAAAGGGATCCTGTGCCTTGATTAAAATATCAGAATCCATGCCTGCCCCGTTATCACTAATATTAAGTAATAGATAATCTCTCTGGGAATCTATCGAAATATGTATTTTGATTTTTGTGGCCTGGGCAGTGATTGAATTTTGAACTATATCAAGAATATGAAGTGATAAATCCCTCATGTAAACCTCGTACTGTAGAATTATAAGTCTTTGTATTTCTCCAGTATAGCATCGACATCATCAGGCACTAATCTGCCGTGAACATCATCGTTTACCATAATTACAGGTGCAAGTCCGCAAGCGCCTATACATCTGCATGCATCAAGTGAAAATTTTCCATCCTCGGTACACTGTCCTACATCTATTCCGAGTTTTTGTTTAAATTTGTCCAGAATATCTCCTGAACCCTTTACGTAGCAGGCTGTACCCATGCAGATATTAATTTTGAATCGACCTTTTGGATTTAATGAGAATTGAGTATAGAAAGTAACTACTCCATATATTTCAGCAAGTGAAACATTAAGCTTCTCGGAAATTTCCTTCAATACATCTTCTGGCAAATAACCATATACTTCTTGAACTTCATGGAGTACGGGAATCAAAGCACCTCTTGTTCCCTTGTACTTATCAATAATTTTTCCGAGTTTTAAGCTATTTTCATCTGTGCAGCCACAGCAGCACCTGTTTTCACTCATTAACCAAACCTCCCTTTAGTATGTGTTAATATATTCACAAAATATGTTAATATTATAACAAAACCAGACAATATATTCAACAAGATTGTTAAAAATTTAATTAATTATGGATACGGTAAAATTTGCTGAATTTTTAGCCAAAAAAAGTACCCTGTGTATTTTAACAACAGGGTACTTTTAAATGGATTATTAATTATAATTTGAACTTTGATACAATATCATAAAGTTCTTTTGCACTATCTAAGTTTTCTACCGCTTTTTCATCAACCTCTTCTGTCTTAACAACAATGGATGATGTCTTTATGGCGATATTCTCAATTCCTCTGGCACTTTCAACAACAGTCTGTGCAACTTCATT
This region of Clostridium sp. BNL1100 genomic DNA includes:
- the nuoF gene encoding NADH-quinone oxidoreductase subunit NuoF, translating into MQLYRAHVLVCAGTGCTSSNSLKIMDEMEALLASNGLDSEVKIVKTGCFGLCAEGPIVVVYPEGAMYTRVEISDVKEIVEEHLLKGRIVKRLLAGEKESEDISKSLEGVDFFNRQMRIALRNCGRINPEDINEYIAFDGYKALEKVLTEMTPEAVIDTMKKSGLRGRGGGGFPTGMKWDFAAKQTADQKYVCCNADEGDPGAFMDRSVLEGDPHSVIEAMSIAGFAIGATQGYIYVRAEYPIAVKRLQMAIDQAIEYGILGDNVLGTGHKFNLEIRLGAGAFVCGEETALMTSIEGHRGEPRPRPPFPAVKGLWGKPTILNNVETYANVPVIILKGAEWFSSIGTEKSKGTKVFALGGKINNTGLVEVPMGTTLREVVYDIGGGIPKGKKFKAAQTGGPSGGCIPTTHLDTPIDYDSLIALGSMMGSGGLIVMDEDNCMVDIAKFFLEFTVDESCGKCPPCRIGTKRMLEILERITEGKGEAGDIEKLELLAKNIKASALCGLGQTAPNPILSTLKYFRDEYEAHVFDKKCPAGVCKSMMKYTVDASKCKSCGICAKVCPMSCIKGEKKVPYVIDNTKCAKCGVCMEKCPFKAISKG
- the nuoE gene encoding NADH-quinone oxidoreductase subunit NuoE, whose translation is MSENRCCCGCTDENSLKLGKIIDKYKGTRGALIPVLHEVQEVYGYLPEDVLKEISEKLNVSLAEIYGVVTFYTQFSLNPKGRFKINICMGTACYVKGSGDILDKFKQKLGIDVGQCTEDGKFSLDACRCIGACGLAPVIMVNDDVHGRLVPDDVDAILEKYKDL
- a CDS encoding ATP-binding protein gives rise to the protein MRDLSLHILDIVQNSITAQATKIKIHISIDSQRDYLLLNISDNGAGMDSDILIKAQDPFFTSRKTRKVGLGIPLLKEAAIKCNGNFNIISEKNGGTKILAAFSINHIDRLPIGEMGETLIAAISSNPQISFILELNSGKGLFRLDTDEVAKTLGDVSITEFDILIWLKEYIDEGIKNIFGGVLNEVDS
- a CDS encoding (2Fe-2S) ferredoxin domain-containing protein — translated: MKSIAELDEIRKKTLDQLSIRSNEKGIKVVVAMATCGIAAGARPVMKAFIEEINKRNLNNVTVSITGCIGVCKMEPVVEILDKDDKKVTYVNMTPEKAERVVLEHIVNGNVCTDLTIGAQEGM